The DNA segment TTGCAGCTGCTAGCGCAGCGACGCAGAAACCCCCACCTACCCCACTGCACGTGAGAGGTGGCGACATAGCTTTGCTGACGCAAAGCGTCGCGGATTTTTAGTTAAATTTGAGTGTAACGAATTTACATTTTCAAGGTGAGGGTCTCGGCGACTCAAATTTGAATGCAAATTTTCTGCACTGTTTTATAGCTACAAGTACTAACAGAGTAAAAAGTTCTTTAGTGGATCAATTGGCTTTTCTTTTCTTTTCTTTTGGGAGAGGAAAGGGCTTTACTTCGCCTGCGGCTCGTAACTGCGAGCAGACCTACTTACGAAGCGTCGCCCCTTCCTCTCCCAAGCCCTCTCCAACCCCACTGCACGTGAGAAGTTGCTGCACTGCGTGCAGGTTAAATTTGGCGCTAACGAGCTGCGTATTCAAATTTACGTTTTCGCGATGCGGATCTCGGAGACTCAAATTTGCAAATTTTACTTCAAATTTGAGCGTAAAACGATAAGGCGAAGTATTTTTTCTTTAGACGAGGCGGAAACGACGGAGGCGAGGGAGCGGACTAGTCGTCCGTGACCGAAGCCGACCGAGTTTCTAACGATGTATAAAGAAAAAAGACAAGCCGTCAAATTTTAAAGATCGCGCGGATCGGCAATTTTACCTACGACGGCACTCGCCGCTGCTACGGCCGAGTTTGCCAGATACACCTCGCTCGTGCGATCGCCCATACGGCCGACGAAGTTTCTATTTGTCGTGCTTACGCAGCGCTCCCCAACGCCCAAAATCCCCATATATCCGCCCAGGCATGCGCCGCAGGTTGGGTTGCTCACGACTGCGCCAGCCTCGGCAAATATATCCATCAGCCCCTCTTTTTGCGCTTGCAGGGCGATTTTTTGTGTCGCCGGCGTGATGATGAGGCGGGTTTTGCGCGCTACTTTGCGGCCTTTTAGGATTTCAGCCGCGATGCGCAGATCCGAGAGTCTGCCGTTCGTGCAGCTGCCGATAAAGGCCTGATCGATAGCGATGTCGTCTTTCACCGCCTCGCGCACGCTCTTGCCGTTGCTTGGCAAAAAAGGATAGGCGATCACGGGATCGAGCTTGCTAACGTCGATCTGCAAAATTTGCTCGTAGTTTGCGCCCTCGTCGGAGTAGTGCAGCTTCGGCTCGGCGCGTAAATTTTTACCTTTTAAAAACTCTTTCGTAGTTTCATCGACCGCGATGATGCCGCTTTTGCCGCCGGCCTCGATCGCCATGTTACACATCGAAAAACGCCCGTCCATGTCAAGGTTCTCTATTGTCTCGCCCGTAAATTCCAGCGCCTTATACAGCGCGCCGTCCACGCCGATGTGGCGGATGATCTCTAGGATGAGGTCCTTGCCGTAGACGTGGCGGTCAAGTTTGCCGCGAAAGATCACTTTGATAGTCGGAGGCACTTTAAACCAGTTTTTGCCCGTTATCATCGCGTAGGCTAGGTCGGTGCTGCCCATGCCCGTGGCAAAGGCTCCCAGAGCGCCGTGCGTACAGGTGTGGCTATCGGCGCCGATGATGACGTCGCCAGGTACCACGAGGCCTTTTTCAGGAAGTAGCGCGTGCTCGATGCCCATATCCTTCTCGTCGAAATAATTTTTCAAATCGTGCTTATACGCAAAATCGCGGCTGATTTTGGCTTGGTTGGCGCTTAGGATGTCTTTGGCGGGGATGTAGTGGTCCATCACGACGCTAAAGCCGTCCGGGTTGGCGAGCTTCGTCGCGCCGCTTCGCTCAAACTGCTTGATGGAGATCGGAGTCGTGATGTCGTTGCCGATGACCATGTCGATGTCGCTTTCGATGATCTCGCCCGCGAAAACCTCGCGTCCTACGTGCTCGCTGAAAATCTTTTCGGTGATGGTTTGCTTTGAGTTTTGCATAAATTTTCCTTTTTTGCGGATGCCGCGCGTTTTTAAAATTTAGCGATTTTAGCGAAAAATCATAAAATTTCTCATTATGCTGGAGCGAGCGCGACGCGTATTGACAATGCTTATCAAGACGTAAGATATTTTCAAGCGTTTTTGGACTAAAATTCGCAGACATTTTTAAAGGAGAGCAGATGGAAAATTTAGTTATCTTGGAAAACAGCGCGAATTTTAACCCGCGAGATATCGACGAAATCCAACTAAGTATCGGCTGGACTGAGCAAAAATACATCGATGCCGCACCGCTTTGGAGTCACTATGATATGTTTAGAAACTGCGACTACTTCGCTACCGCCAAAATCGGCGAAAAAACCGTCGGCGTACTGGAAGCATTTGCCGATAGGGATAACTTCGCGACATCCTATCTTTCCATCATTATGGTGCATAAAGATTATCAAAAAAAGGGCGTCGGCAGAGCGCTTATGAACGCTTTTAATAAAAAATTCGCCCACACCACAACCTGGGCTATCACGCCGATTACTCAAAGTAGAGACGGGGTGGCTTTTCTGGAAAAATTTGGCTTTAACGAAACGCCGAATTTTACCACTTGCTGGAGAAAGCGAAGGATCGATCCTTTGTCCTATGAGATAACCAAAAAGCCTAAAAAAGAGCTGCCGCAAGGTCTCGTTATCCTAGAAAACAGCGCGAATTTTAACCCGCGAGACATCGACGAAATCCAACTAAGTATCGGCTGGACGGAGCAAAAATACATTGATGCCGCGCCGCTTTGGAGCCATTATGATATGTTTCGAAATTTCGACTACGTCGCTACCGCCAAAATCGGCGAAAAAACCGTCGGCGTTTTAGACGCATTTAGCGATAGAGACAACGCCTTTACGTCCCGGCTTTACGGCATTATGGTGCATAAAGAGTATCAGCGAAAGGGCATCGGCACGGCTTTGATGGATGCGTTTAATAAAAAATTCGCCCACACCACGACTTGGGCTATCACGCCGATCGGCAAAAACAAAGACGGAGTGCCGTTTTTAGAAAAATTCGGTTTTAACCAAAATACGGAAAATTTCACCGTGTGCTGGCGAAAACGTAAATAAAGCCGGTGATGCAAAACATCTCTAGCAGTCTTTACAAATGCTTTAAGGGGTTTAAATTTCGGTTCAAATTTTCTCCTTAAAGCCGGTGATTTACGCATACCAAGCTCATCACTCAAGCCCGGTATATCGCTGCGAGGCTAAGTCAAAAATATATAAAAGAAGGCTTTGAGGACTGCTTTAACGCGGTAAGATTTAATTTACGAATTTTACTTCAAATAACCTTGTTTTAAGCTCGCATTTAGCATAAAAAATATGCTTAGCGTCAAAAAACGGAGGCTAGCAAAGGCAAAATTTGAGCAATGAACTGGAAAAGACGCTTGCAAAAAGAGCTTAAATTTAGCACTTTGAGAAATAGTTATTTTTGATGACAGGGCTACTAAAACGCATTTATAGATTATGGCCATTTTCTATTTTTTAGTCGTATTTTTAAGCTAGCTAAAATTTTAAAATTTTATAATTAGCCGATGAAATACGCAAATTTAAAACAAATACAATCTTTTCTAGGCAAATTTAAAAAAATAACCGCAATCAGGCGCGCGGGCGATATGGCGATATTTATCCAGTTTGACGGCGAGCTTGAGCTATTTTTCGACCTTAGCAAATCTGACTCCGCGATCTACGCAAATCAGGGTTTTCTAAACGTCAAAGAGTACAAAGCGCCCTTTGACGTCGCGCTTAAAAAGAGGTTCTGGGGAGCTAAAATTTTAAATTTAAGCGTGCCCGAGGGAAATAGAATTTTAAAGCTGGAGTGCGAATTCCAAGGCTCGTATAAGAGCCTGGCTTCGAGCCTGTTTTTGGAGTTTACGGGGCGTTTTACCAATGCGATCATCACGGACGAAAAAGGCGTCATAGTCGAGGCTTTGCGCCATATAGACAATAATTTTCGCGTGATAAAACCGGGGCGCGAGCTGCTTGAGCTGCCGCCGGCTATGATAAAAGAGCGAGAGACACCGCCGATAACGGACTTTGAGCGGTATTTTAGCGAGGAATTTAAGCGCGTAAATAACGCAAAGCTAGAAAATCTGCGCGCCGTAAAATCGGCCGCGATAGAGCGCAAAATGCAAAATTTAAGCGAAATTTTATCGGGCCTTGAAAACGAAGCGGATCTAAATGCGCAGAGCGAAATTTTAAGCAAAAACGCGGGGTTAATTCTATCAAATTTACACGCGTTAAAGGACTACGAGCGCGAGGTAACGCTAAATGATTTCGAGCGAGGCGAGGTGCGTCTCGTGCTGGATGATAGTCCTAAAATCGCCGCAAATGCGATGTTTGCCAAAGCAAAAAGGCTAAAGCAAAAGGCGGCGGGTCTAATCATCGAGCGGCAAAATTTGACCGAAAAGCTGGAGTTTTTATCAAATTTACAAACGCTCGTAAATGAAGCGGGAAGCGCCGAAGAGCTAGAGATCCTAGCGCCTAAAAAAGCCCGCGCCGCAAAGCAAAAAGAGCAAAATCAAAACGTCGAGGATTTTTATGTCGAGGGTTATAAAATCAGCATCGGACGCAACGAAAAAGGCAACGTCTGGCTGCTAAAAAACTCGAAAAAAGACGACGTCTGGATGCACCTAAAAGACCTGCCGTCCGCGCACGTCATCATCAAAACCGCAAAAAGCGCTCCCAGCGAGGAAATTTTGAGGTTTGCGGCGAAAATTTGCGTAAATTTTAGCGTCAAAGGCGGCGGGACGTACGAGGTTGATTTTACCAAACGTAACAACGTCAAAATTACGAGCGGCGCAAATGTAAATTATATTAATTTTAAGACGATATTACTAACGAAGCATGACTAAAAACAGGAGGCGAAAATGGCTGTAACACCCCTTGGCAACACGATTTTTATCAATCAAAACGTAAATATGGTCTCAAGCAAGGTCGCCGACGTCCAAAATAGATTTGACCTGCAAAATCTCGCCGCCGCATCGCTGGCAAGCGACGAAAAACAAGAGGTCTCCGAGGTGCGACCGACCGAGGAAACCTACAAAATCGATCCCGAAAACGAGCACGAAAAGCAAAAGGGCAGGCAGGAGCAAGGCGAGCTCGCCTCGGAGCAAAAGGGCGAAAACGCAGACTCCGAGAATGAGGACGGAGAAAGTTCCGAGGAGCACGTCGCGGCTAACGACTTCCCGCAGGCGTCGCCGCTTTTTCAGCATCTTGATCTTAAAATTTAAGCTTGCGGACTTAAATTTGGCTGACCGGCTCGCCGCGAGGCGGTTAAATTTGACGTTAATTGGGCTTGCTTTTTGGCGCTTTGCAAACTAACTACTCGTAGTTGCCGGTGCGACGCACGAAGCAAAAGCTAGTTTTTGCGACCAAGATATAAAGCCTTTTTGATTCGCCGCGCTCCCGGCTGCAAGTAGAGGAACCCCCCCCCTAAAACACGCTAACGTTTTCTGTGCCGCTAAAGTCTCTCAATCAAAATTTATCGTTCCTGGGATGCAAATTTTAGCCGAGTTTTTGAGATAGGATGCAAATACTGACCGGCAGGGCAAATTTGAGCTTTTGCCTGTTAAATTTTACGCATTTTTACAAACGGCGACGCAAATTTGACTTACCTTTCGTAGCAAATTTATCCGCCCGCCGTTTTGGCGAAATCAGGGAAAATTTTATGGCGAATTTTGTTGCAAAACAGGCTGCGTGATTTAGCAAAACATCCTAATTAAGGGCAGCGAGGGCGTATTTACGCAGGCGGTAACGACTCGCAAAAGCAAGCTTAAAATCCTTGCTAGCAAGCGGCGAGCAGCTAGCCGACGCGCTTTTTGTGATTTTACCCGCGCCGCAGTCTTTGAGGACGGCGGCCTCACGCTCGTAGTTTTGGGATTTACAGGAGATTTATAAATTTAACGCCGCGGATATTGCGCTCATTTTGAAGCATAAAAAGGCGTGCTAAAATACGGCGACTTTACTGCGTTAGGCGGCACGAACGGCGATAAAATGCAGTCACGGCGACGCGCTTTTTAGGGTTTGAGGCGTGGACGGGTGCGCAAAAGCGCTTAAAGGGCTACGCGGCGATTTTTAAGCAGGATGAGTTAAATTTCTTTTTTTGCGCGCTCGGGTCAAATTTACAGCTTAAATTTGAGCGGTTGCGAGCTTAAAATCATCGCTAAAGCTTGCCCTATGAGCAGGTGCAGCGAGAAGCCGATACCGCATCCGCGCGGGTAAAGCGGGCAAAAAAGCGAAGAGGGCGC comes from the Campylobacter rectus genome and includes:
- the leuC gene encoding 3-isopropylmalate dehydratase large subunit, translated to MQNSKQTITEKIFSEHVGREVFAGEIIESDIDMVIGNDITTPISIKQFERSGATKLANPDGFSVVMDHYIPAKDILSANQAKISRDFAYKHDLKNYFDEKDMGIEHALLPEKGLVVPGDVIIGADSHTCTHGALGAFATGMGSTDLAYAMITGKNWFKVPPTIKVIFRGKLDRHVYGKDLILEIIRHIGVDGALYKALEFTGETIENLDMDGRFSMCNMAIEAGGKSGIIAVDETTKEFLKGKNLRAEPKLHYSDEGANYEQILQIDVSKLDPVIAYPFLPSNGKSVREAVKDDIAIDQAFIGSCTNGRLSDLRIAAEILKGRKVARKTRLIITPATQKIALQAQKEGLMDIFAEAGAVVSNPTCGACLGGYMGILGVGERCVSTTNRNFVGRMGDRTSEVYLANSAVAAASAVVGKIADPRDL
- a CDS encoding GNAT family N-acetyltransferase yields the protein MENLVILENSANFNPRDIDEIQLSIGWTEQKYIDAAPLWSHYDMFRNCDYFATAKIGEKTVGVLEAFADRDNFATSYLSIIMVHKDYQKKGVGRALMNAFNKKFAHTTTWAITPITQSRDGVAFLEKFGFNETPNFTTCWRKRRIDPLSYEITKKPKKELPQGLVILENSANFNPRDIDEIQLSIGWTEQKYIDAAPLWSHYDMFRNFDYVATAKIGEKTVGVLDAFSDRDNAFTSRLYGIMVHKEYQRKGIGTALMDAFNKKFAHTTTWAITPIGKNKDGVPFLEKFGFNQNTENFTVCWRKRK
- a CDS encoding NFACT RNA binding domain-containing protein, which produces MKYANLKQIQSFLGKFKKITAIRRAGDMAIFIQFDGELELFFDLSKSDSAIYANQGFLNVKEYKAPFDVALKKRFWGAKILNLSVPEGNRILKLECEFQGSYKSLASSLFLEFTGRFTNAIITDEKGVIVEALRHIDNNFRVIKPGRELLELPPAMIKERETPPITDFERYFSEEFKRVNNAKLENLRAVKSAAIERKMQNLSEILSGLENEADLNAQSEILSKNAGLILSNLHALKDYEREVTLNDFERGEVRLVLDDSPKIAANAMFAKAKRLKQKAAGLIIERQNLTEKLEFLSNLQTLVNEAGSAEELEILAPKKARAAKQKEQNQNVEDFYVEGYKISIGRNEKGNVWLLKNSKKDDVWMHLKDLPSAHVIIKTAKSAPSEEILRFAAKICVNFSVKGGGTYEVDFTKRNNVKITSGANVNYINFKTILLTKHD